The Toxorhynchites rutilus septentrionalis strain SRP chromosome 3, ASM2978413v1, whole genome shotgun sequence genome includes a region encoding these proteins:
- the LOC129775178 gene encoding putative nuclease HARBI1, translating into MDSVLLPILAEQEEIGMPCYHRRNHRKSTDFMKLSDEAFIKSFRLSKEAFRYVLEEIENCLTTRKGGLSTEVKLAACLRFFAEGNYQHGAGQDYHIAIAQPTFSKVLTEMLNILERTLCKKWISLNMTEDEQRRAKLHFYQKTSIPGVIMCLDGTHVKIIPPKLNRNLFFNRKGFYSLNVLIVCDDQQRIRFVDPTFQGSNHDSHIWRVSPARTHFEQLHQNGEVNTKILGDAGYPSEPWLVTPFRAAEEGSLESDFNRRHALGRAIVERTIGLLKNRFRCILGARQLHYNPTKCAQIINVCCALHNICLEFGRSQ; encoded by the exons ATGGATTCCGTTTTGTTACCGATTTTGGCGGAGCAAGAAGAAATTGGAATGCCTTGCTACCATCGGCGAAACCACCGAAAATCAACCGACTTCATGAAACTTTCTGATGAAGC ATTCATCAAAAGTTTTCGTCTAAGTAAGGAAGCTTTTCGGTACGTTTTAGAGGAAATTGAGAACTGCCTTACCACAAGGAAAGGTGGTCTATCCACGGAGGTGAAACTCGCAGCATGTTTGCGATTCTTTGCTGAAGGAAATTATCAACATGGAGCAGGGCAAGATTATCACATTGCCATAGCACAGCCCACATTTTCCAAGGTGCTGACTGAAATGCTTAACATTCTGGAGCGGACACTGTGTAAGAAATGGATTTCCCTAAATATGACGGAAGACGAACAGCGGCGTGCTAAACTACACTTCTatcagaaaacatcaattcCGGGTGTTATTATGTGTTTGGATGGAACCCACGTAAAAATTATTCCACCTAAGCtgaatcgaaatttgttttttaatcggAAGGGATTTTATAGTCTCAACGTTCTGATT GTTTGTGACGATCAGCAAAGGATTCGTTTCGTTGATCCTACCTTCCAGGGATCTAATCATGACTCTCATATATGGCGTGTAAGCCCTGCAAGAACTCACTTTGAGCAGCTTCACCAAAATGGTGAAGTTAATACTAAGATTCTAG gtgatgctGGTTATCCATCGGAACCTTGGTTAGTAACGCCATTCAGAGCAGCGGAGGAAGGGAGTTTGGAGAGCGATTTTAATCGCAGGCATGCCTTGGGTCGTGCTATCGTCGAGCGGACAATCGGTTTACTAAAAAATCGGTTTAGATGCATCCTTGGCGCGAGACAACTTCACTACAATCCTACTAAATGCGCTCAAATTATAAATGTATGCTGTGCACTTCACAATATATGCTTAGAATTTGGTCGTTCTCAGTAG